The DNA segment AAGATAGCGATTTGCTCTCGCAGATCACATACACGCTTTAGAACACAGCCCCGTGATAACCACCACACCTCCGTTTGCAGCAGGAATGATTTATGATCAGTATCTACATCGGCGCACAATGACGAAAATAAACGCTAATTTAGTGGCCTCGCATCAAGTTTACGCATTTTGCAACCGAATTTCTATTAATTCAAGTTTCTATTAATTCTAGCCTTTCCGATTTTCacacatttattattttgcctttttttatataggcctaatattgcccgaatttagaactgtccatcaggtccactgaacaagagcaagtgtcgttaatgccttggTCAAGGCCATAACAACAGTATGGCGTCACCGCGCTCGAATCACTCGGCAAGCCGGTAAACGTGTGATGTGATACAAGTAATACGAATATGGTAATTAAGAACAACGTATACCGTCAGAGGTGATAAATATGACTCTGAAACGAACACGGTGACAGCCTGAAAGTTTTTAAGTGTAAATTAGCGTAAGTTCACAAAACGCAACTGAAAAATGGTAGTCAACGCACATGCGTATGTGCAGTACCCTAGGCTACTCTCATTTGCGTCACTGGCTCAGTAAAGTTAGAACAATAACTTCTCATTTCGACGCTTGGAATCCATCTTTAcctttaaaattaacaaaaattacatcCACCATAAATTGTGAAGTTTACAATTGTAAAGTGTAAACAGACAGTGAAGCAGGTCcgagaaatgaaaaaataattgctaaGTCCAAGACGCAGACAGCTTTGCTCTTCGGTCTGACGATAAATATTCCGACGCCATAAGCTACCTCATTAGCCTAATCTTCCGTtatcattgcaaaaaatatttcaaaaataataaaagatttATTAAACAACACATGCGCAAAAAGCGCcttgtattaaacattttatactATACAAAATAACTCCACAGTTAATGCGATAAAATATAGGGACACTTCCAACAAAACTAAAGGAAcaattttgatgaaaacaCGGGGATGAATCACTGTGTCAGAACCATTGGCGGCAATTTTCCTCCGGACGGTGGTCTTCTTGCAAGCTGCTCATCTAAGTTCATAATCTGAAAAAGTGACAACTTGCTTGTTTGAAAAGAGTGAAATGAAATGGATGGGGTCTATATGTAGCGGTTTGGGCAAAGCCGTGTCGGATAATAGCTTTATCCAAAGTAACCTGATTTCTTAATTTTCGTATTTCCATTTTCTGCATGTCTATGATACGCGGAGCCTCCTCCTCAAAATTATGATGCACCACACTTCGTCCTCCACTTGCATCAGACACTGAACGAAgggaaaaagaaatttaatataaaaagtatgttttaTGAAGCAATAACAGTTATGCCTACTAACTTATACATACTACAGTAACTTTTACGTAGACCTACACCTACAGACGGCATACGTGAAAACAATATTAACAATACGTATATCCATACCACAGAAATTACGCAGCTTACTTGTGGTAGCAGTTTCTAAACGCTTTCCGGCATTTTTCCCAGGCGCTATTTTAGATCTGTTGGTTCCCAGGGACGCTTCGAGGTCATGCACTTGAGTTCGCGTCAACTTTAGTTCACGGCGCAAgtcatttatttctttaattaGGGACACGTTTTCCTGAAAACAGCATGGTGTGATGAAAATAGTCGCACAAAAATTGAACATGAAGTGGgaaacaaataatttataaCTGATACCAGAGTTTGTTTCAAGTACAGACCTGCATTATACGGACATTGTCAGCTCTATGTATCTCGGTATCTTTCGCAAGCTTTTTGCGATAAGAAGCAACTGATCTTTCAAGATGTTCGCGCTGACGTGAGTATTCCTTTTGTATGTCGGTGTCAACACTGACAGATTCTGCCTAAGATCAAAATTAAGGCAATTATCGTAAGAGGATCCTCAAATAAAGTATAAAATATTGTAAGTCTGTAGAAGACCTCCAAGCTAAATGATTAAAAGTTTGTATAAGATTTCACAGTTACAAGTTGATgcgttttaactttaaacaatCCGACGTTATTAGGGAGAGTTTCCAAACAGTCACTTGAAAGTTGACTTTTGAttaacacaaaataaactCTCTTACTGAATCATCATGAACATGAGTATCGTAAATTTTCTTGATCGACtcttttaatttctttggttCTTGTAGGAATCCAACACAGTTGTGTATGTCAGTCTTCATTATCTTGATTACTGCTTCTGTATCACGCACCTTaaataaagaacaaaaataaaaccacTTTCCATCAAAAATGAAATTCGCCGGacttaattgaaatatattttgcctatctttgaagttttatttgtgaACGAAAAATGTAAAAGTTACTCGTTGTCGTTCGTGGTGGAGCTCCCTGTCTGTCGCTTTCAGCTTCTGCTTCAACTCAGTGATGTTCAGCTCAAGTTGCGTGTTTTGTTTGTGGAAACGTTCCAGTTCACTTTCCATTTCCTGCAATGAGCAAGtagaaaaaacacattttaagttaaacAGAATGAGAAAAACAACGTTTCGTGTTTCGTTTCAACAACGTTTCGGGGTAAAGATTTCAGTCTAATAGTTGCCTGAATTTGTTCTTTCATTGCTTTGATATCATTTTCTCTGGGTTCAATCTGTTTTTTTAATTCCTTGATTTTGTAATCGAGCACAAACTTGAACTTCTCAAGTTCTTGATTCTTTTTCTTTAAGTCATAAATTCGTTTTTCCtgagaaataaagaaaataactaATTGAGTAACGCAAATTTAgtaatgtcacatttttagaGAGTAGTCTGATGCATGCTGAAAGCCAAAGTAAAATCTAAAAGAGCCAATGCgttacaaatgaaatttagGAAAGAAATTAATTAAGCAAACACGTCATAGAACTAACTGGAAAAAAAGTGACAGAAAGAGTACTACATTAAAACAAATCCAACCCAAATAAGGATGCACAATAATACCTTGTCTTGTATAGTTTCATCTCTCTCTTGTATTTCCTTCTTTAGGCCGTGGATGTCTTTTTCCAAAgatttaataacattttccAGTTTCTGTTTTTCTTGTTGCATGGTCTTAATTTCTTCATTCTTACTGTCTATCTCTTTGTTGAGACTGTTGAACTAAATTTGACACATTAGTATCATTGCAAACTCAGATGAAAATGGATGTTCAATATAAAATCAAGTACTGAAATAAGAGGTAGCGAATGCTTATGGTTAAAGTTGGAATAAATGAGATTGGTTCCTACCTTTTTCCTCATTATACCAGATTCCCCTTTCAACCTCATGTTTGTCTCAATTTCATCACGGAGCCTTCTCTCATACTTGTTTTTGATGTCAAGGATCTCACGATCAGCATCTTCTTCAATTTGTCTCTTGGTTTCTTCATACTCTCTCTGCTGCTGTCTTGCCTCATCGTTCGCCTGTGAAATTGCAAATGAAACTGATTACAATTCCACCGTTACATGTTTAAAATAAGAGCCACCTTGCTTTACTTGTTCAAGCTGGGAACttttttcttgtaattttgtttcataatATTCTGTCAATTCTTCCAAAGCTTGTTCTTTTCCTTCATCAGCATCCTGCAGTTGCCTCTCATAATCTTCCTGCATCCTTTGGGACTTGGCTTGGAGCTCTTGGTATTTCTCATACTCCAACATTAATTTTTGGTTGTTGGTTGACTCTGAAATTAAGTGaataacaaattttacttactAAAATAgtaataatttaaacaaaccaGTCACAGTTAGCTGTTACCAAGATCTTGCATATCCTTTGAGTGTTTGTCCACCACTTCTGCCAACTCCTCTTCATGCTTTGCAATTTCTTTTTCCTTCtcagtttttaaaacttgattttttgttttaagattttcCATTTCCTAGTATTTAACATCTTAGTTAAGGAATACTACAACGAAGTAGAGcttaaacaaaaagtaaatcTTTAATGTGAAAAAAGTAAGGTTTATAGAATATCAAAAAGCTTcatgcaaaaaaatcaaagttcACTTTGTACCTGAATAAACTTCTCAGTTAGCTCcttaattttttcattgtaATTCATGTCTTTTAAACGAAGCTGGTATTCATTCTCCATCTTTAATTCTTCAACTCTTGTCTTCAATTCAGACATCAGCTGGTTCTGTAGGAACATGACGAATGTAGTAAAATACAAGTATACACATATAACATACCATATTGGTTGTGCAATAGCTTAggaatttgtttgttatttgcttTGCTTCACCTTTTCTTCCAAATCAGATTTGGTGATAAGAATTTCCTCAGCATAAGGAACATCTCGATCATGTTTTACACCACGACCTTCCTTGTCAGAGACTCTCCAAATCATCAGACAAGCATCTTCCGAGACAGTGATTAAATACTGATCATCATAAGTGATTTTCATCTGCAGAATATCATACAAATCTTCACAAGTAATCTTCAATAAAAAGTTAGCTAGCTGAAGAAACAATATCGTCTAAAATAACATCATCTTCAACCTTTGAGATCTGTGAAGCATGAGCTTGATGCTCAGTATATTCTCCAGCATCAGTGAGTGGAAATTTTATGGACCGAAGAGCTCCAGTAACTGTTCCACAGAAGAGCATGCGTCCACTGTGGGACATTGCTACTTGTGTCAAAGTAATACCATTTGAATCGACAGTCCTCATGATCTAAAATGGTATAAAACAGTAATTCCTATTTTGTTATTACAAATAATTTAGCGTCAGTTTGTCCTTTATTACTTTGCTAGTTACCTGTGACTCTGTGATTTCTTTCAAAGATTTGTCAGACCCAACAGCATATGTATGTTTTCCATTAGGGGATACAGTAACACCAGAATAAGCacaagttttcaaaacaacttcatTAACTCGTTTTGCTTGAGCAGCGGACCACTCATAGACAGCACCATCCATCCCACTTGAAATAAGCTTGCTGTCATCAGCACTCCAGGCAATGGAACGAACCTGTGACGAAGAAAGAAATTGttacttttcaaaaatcaaaaatgcttaaaaaccttaaaatgAACATATGAGTCTGCACCAAATTCAATTACATAAACAGCACTAATATGCCAATAGGACATATTAAATAATCTTACTTTGCCATTATGCCCTTTCAAGTTGGATACATTTTCAAATGTTGTGGAGGAATAAACCTGGATCACATTTCCGTGAACGGCGGCAAATAGATGACCACCATTACTAAAAGCACACTGCAAAATACAGATGATGATGATCAAAATGTATCATAGATGTAAagaattttagaaaattaattACAGTTTAGCGCTGTACACAACCCAAATCAAATGCTTTGCACCGAATAAAAGTCCATCAAAAGTTATATGTGTTCACCTCACGACATCCTCTaattgttaattctttaaataTGCGAATATCATCAATGAGAATGTTCATTAATCGAAGCTTATCACTAAACCCGACCAAGATATAGAG comes from the Clavelina lepadiformis chromosome 5, kaClaLepa1.1, whole genome shotgun sequence genome and includes:
- the LOC143459878 gene encoding cilia- and flagella-associated protein 57-like, yielding MSTAIAQSHHIFGFRPNISGNINYMDEQTIVFPSGNQVVRFNIDQKQQKFIPGSDKCNGMTAIALSPNRRYIAVAEKGEKPSVTVYDLLHDQSKKRKTLSAPELQTHEFVSLAFSPDSKYLIAQGGRPDWILVYWAWEKSKIMANMKTTNQAGQPVYQISFNPQDNTQICVIGNHIFKLFRYAEGNLKQFGFQKMEPQNFLSHAWVSDERVVVGSDTGRLLLFENGELKSEFYAAVSTGLTAESSSVRASVSMIPEDSLSASGSGFSSQITSIVAHSKGFACSGGAGMVHLFEKTDEKDFYHKTRLIKIPPDPHSTDPTLAENQVIVSLTVSPSEEMLVAATDQSQLFSISMSSADLGKGEQASFEPLTHSFHSSTITGLDICIRKPLIATCSLDHSVRIWNYETNSLELYKVFQEEAYSIALHPSGLYILVGFSDKLRLMNILIDDIRIFKELTIRGCRECAFSNGGHLFAAVHGNVIQVYSSTTFENVSNLKGHNGKVRSIAWSADDSKLISSGMDGAVYEWSAAQAKRVNEVVLKTCAYSGVTVSPNGKHTYAVGSDKSLKEITESQIMRTVDSNGITLTQVAMSHSGRMLFCGTVTGALRSIKFPLTDAGEYTEHQAHASQISKMKITYDDQYLITVSEDACLMIWRVSDKEGRGVKHDRDVPYAEEILITKSDLEEKNQLMSELKTRVEELKMENEYQLRLKDMNYNEKIKELTEKFIQEMENLKTKNQVLKTEKEKEIAKHEEELAEVVDKHSKDMQDLESTNNQKLMLEYEKYQELQAKSQRMQEDYERQLQDADEGKEQALEELTEYYETKLQEKSSQLEQANDEARQQQREYEETKRQIEEDADREILDIKNKYERRLRDEIETNMRLKGESGIMRKKFNSLNKEIDSKNEEIKTMQQEKQKLENVIKSLEKDIHGLKKEIQERDETIQDKEKRIYDLKKKNQELEKFKFVLDYKIKELKKQIEPRENDIKAMKEQIQEMESELERFHKQNTQLELNITELKQKLKATDRELHHERQRVRDTEAVIKIMKTDIHNCVGFLQEPKKLKESIKKIYDTHVHDDSAESVSVDTDIQKEYSRQREHLERSVASYRKKLAKDTEIHRADNVRIMQENVSLIKEINDLRRELKLTRTQVHDLEASLGTNRSKIAPGKNAGKRLETATTMSDASGGRSVVHHNFEEEAPRIIDMQKMEIRKLRNQIMNLDEQLARRPPSGGKLPPMVLTQ